In a single window of the Alosa sapidissima isolate fAloSap1 chromosome 18, fAloSap1.pri, whole genome shotgun sequence genome:
- the cxcl19 gene encoding C-X-C motif chemokine 19: MKVILLLALTGLLIIATSGMPALGKGYNSHCLCFEFESRVIPQERLRSVEILPRGPHCSSTEIVARLVTGEKICLNPSATWVRRLVRYVIEKEALQRG; the protein is encoded by the exons ATGAAGGTTATCCTGCTTCTTGCGTTGACTGGATTGTTGATCATTGCCACAAGTG GCATGCCAGCCTTGGGGAAAGGCTACAACAGCCACTGTCTCTGCTTTGAGTTTGAGTCTCGGGTCATCCCGCAGGAGAGGCTGCGGAGTGTTGAGATCCTTCCCCGAGGCCCGCACTGCAGCAGCACCGAGATTGT TGCCCGTTTGGTGACCGGTGAGAAGATCTGTCTCAACCCTAGCGCAACGTGGGTCAGGAGGCTTGTCCGCTATGTGATAGAGAAGGAGGCCCTGCAGCGGGGTTGA